ctcAGAATACAGTATCATTAACCAATCTTTTCACATTTCATATTTAGCCCTTTCTGAACGATTATGCCAAATTTCACGAGTATCGTCAGGATAAATGTTTTGCTGTTGGATTACGCCAACGTGTTGATTGCGCATGCGCATTTGATATTAcctctttcaaataaaaaatattttgaaagaaaggTTAATTATGATTAAGTGTTGAAAACTTGAAAGTAAATTCTGATCAAGTTTTTGAGAAAATGTACTGAGTATATataaaacctggtcagaatgtttttctttatgaaatttagatcACGTTTGAAACTGGACCATCCTGGGTAGAAATGTAGGTAAATGgctcaaataatggaaaaaacgtaAACGCTTTAGATGGCAAATTTTATGATCTACGTATATGAAACCTGACAAGAATgatttctttatgaaatctaggctgaataTGAAACTGAGTGATCTGgtatcaaaaagtaggtcactgggtcaaattatagaaaaaaaacttgtaaatacTCCACGGGCAACAATTTCTACccgatcttcataaaattataagaatgttttttctttatgaaatctaggttataTTCAAACCTGGGTTGTCTGAGAATGTTGCCTTTCTTTGAGCTAGGTGCTAATTTGGTTAAAAGCGTCCCTTTTAATTTTATGCAGATGGTTCCGAGTGAATGTTTTTCAAACTaaacaaaattgttacatttaacGACAGAGTATGCTATCGCATATAATTACAGTCCAGATCAGGTGAACATCTTTTCTGATCATTTGTGTCTCTCTtgctttaaatgtttctttttttttcgcttAGGTTTGCTGTTTTCTGAAGACGTAGTCCCAAATCCTGTCGACAAAGATGGTACGATGCTATGTCCGACCTACGCAGTATTTAAATGGCGAACTGAAAACGATAGATCTGCTTTTCTCTATGGAGGAGAACCCCACCTCCTTTGGCGTGTTTGTAGTTCAGGATATGAAAAGCACGTGATTGATGTTGCACGGGGAAAACGTGAACAAATGCACATAATAAACGCCCTGCGACTCCTGAAGCTCTATTTTCGTAATATGAATCAGAGGGCAAAAGATCAAAATGAACCACCGCCACAAGTTGTCACCGTGTTGCGTTCCTACCACCTCAAGCATATTGCCTTTTATTGCATTCTGTTCTTGAGAGTTCTTAAAAAAGTTCAAGTGTCCGATGTGAAAGTATCTTTGGCGTATATGCTTGAATTCCTTGGAATCTGCCTTGAAGAAAGAAAACTTCCACATTTCTTCCAAGCCAATGAGCACATATGTCTTATGTTTCCACGCTTAGAACTTCAACCTAACGCCTTGAGATACGATTTGTTTCAAGGCAAGCGTGGAGATTCCTTAAATCAGGCTAGACTGTCttatcttaaaatgaagaaagaGATGTTTTCCGTCATCGGTGAGTTAGTAGTTCCCGACGTTGTTCAGCTGTTCCGAACCTACATAGCGTCCGGGAATTACTATGGCTAAGACCCTTTCATGTTCAGCGTGTGCTACGTATTTTTCTTAAGTAAGAATGTCTGCCAGAACTACATTGGTAGTACAGTCCTTTTCAGGAGATATTTTGACTAACCGTAATTTGTTTAGTGGCGTTCGTGACGTTTTTGGATTGTTTTCAAAGGATGTTGGTTTGCAATAATTGTTTAAACCAAGTTTTTTCCCGCGAAATTGCTTGAATAAATTTTCCTTTAGAAACTGTTTGGAGTGTTTTCTTGGACAGAGAACTTGTTATgtcgacatattgtttttgccctgtccgtccttccgtccgtccgtcacacttcatttccgatcattaactggagaacaatttgatctagaaccttcaaactccataggatggcagggcttatggagtagacgactcctattgtttttgggtcactccatcaaaggtcaaggacacatgcAGGGGCCTGAAagttgaaaaccatttccgatcaataactagagaaccacttgacctagagtgttgaaacttcatagaatgattggacatgcagagtagatgacccctatggatcTTGGGTTCACTctgctgaaggtcaaggtcacaggggcctgaacatggaaaaagtTTCcaatcaaaaacttgagaaccacttgacccagaatcttgaaacttcataggatgattggacacgcagagtagatgacccctgttgattttcgGGTCActttaataaaggtcaaggtcacaggggccagaacatggaaaattcatttctgatcagtaacttgagaatcatttgacctagaaccttcaagctTCATAGGATAATAGGACTTACGGAGTGGATGatcattattgtttttggggtcactgcgtcaaaggtcaaggttacaggggccatgtgttcgtcacacttcatttttttcattcGAAAATAAACAAGCATTATTCCGTAAACTTACGTTATAACCCTAACATTTTATTTAGATGGGTAtgcattaaaacatatgtaaactACTAtactgttaacaaaaaaaaccccaacaaaaaaCCCCACTTCTAGTCATATTACAACACATCTACATGGGACCTCACTGCTAAAAGTGTCGTTGCTGCAACTTTGCATGAGAAATGCTATATTGAGGGCATTTCCTTTTTagctgttattacttgatggatttgcttcaaacttgaaatagttgttcctcgtcatcacccacatcatatggcgcAAGGGtcacaactctggcaccaatattttttgaattatccccctttttacttagaatttcagattaaagttttggtgcactttcatttaatctcagttattactacatggatttgattcaaacttaaaatagttgttccacatcatcacccacatcatatgacacaaggtccgtaactctggcacaaatttttcatgaattatgccccctttttacttagaattttatgttaattttgatgcatgttcactatatctctgttatttcacaagagatttgattcaaacttaaaataattgttcatcatcaacacctacatcatttgacacaatggctataactgtgacacctgtattttatgagttattgcCCATTAACCTTCAGGTTagaattttgatgcactttcagttatctctgttattaccaaatgaatttgatttaaactaaGAATAGTTGTACTACATCATAATCCACATAATATGatacaagggccgtaactcttccaccaatatttcatgaattgtgcccctttttacttagaaattcaggttaattttggtgcactttcactaaaTCTTTttcattacttaatgaatttgacaaaaaacaaataagtttttcCAGATCCTCAtcctcatcatatggcacaaggtctgtcactctggcacaaatgttttataaattatatccccttttcatttataattagtttgattttgatgctttttatatctCTGCTGTTACTAAATGagtttaatcaaacttaaaatggttgttccacatcatcactcacatcattcAACACAAGTTCGATAATGCCGGCACCAGTACGttctgagttatgccctctttttactaatagaatttccggttcaagttgcgatgcacttttgctgtatctccagtattactaaTTAGATTTGCTtaagacttaaaatagttgtactGAATTATTAGCCGCacgatatgacacatggtgcattacttctGCAGATGTTTACATGcattatgttccttttatactgtttttaattttttgagactgaagctattgtccaatatcttcatccacatttgagtcattaaacactctagtgacagctcgAGCTTCTTCAGATgtacccaatttcactatccagcattcaAATAGTCGaccgcgctgtctcctgtgacagctcttgttttctgtacGAACAATCTTTTTGGAAATTTTACATATATCTGCTTCAGTATCTACTCTATGGATTTCAGCGATCATTAGGGTATGCTATGCCCTTTTTCAGGCATAGACAGGATACGTGTATGACCAATCTGAAATTTGCATTCAAGTAGGAGAACTAAGAACTGAGACAGACTACGAATAAAATATCGTGACAAAAATATTAGTCTcgaaatacattttcatttgacTTACTGCGATATCGTTCGCAACGAGAATCAGTAAATTACGCGAAAGGTTGCAGAGTATCAACTCCCGGAAATTTCCTTAAACTTTCACCGAATATGACCATGTACAATAAGTTTAAAACCAGTAACTTATCAAAACAGTATATCAGTGTGTAGTATGGACTTTTCTTATTGTTTTACTAATACAGACATTATTTTCTTAACCGGAATGAACTTTCTTTACAACCAATATAATGTTCTTGTTGTTCATTTTGTAGTTGTGCTTTTTTATCCTTCGGAATTGCCCCATTGTAACAATgcttttctaatgagtttttttttgtgtataccGACAAAATGCTAGAATTAAAAACAAGAATGTCGCCATGCGGCGGGGATGACAGCCCGACGCAATGACAAATTAGAAAATGCCATTTTTGCGGGACGACAGAAGAACATTTTAGGATGtgtgttttatcattttgttgCCCTGCCCGATCGACAGAAAGATAAGAAGACAGTCTGAGGACGCCTTTAGATATCGGCGTGTACATAAGAGTTATATAAGAGTTATTATTTCATTCCATCGCGTTGCATTTTTCGTTTGCACAAAAGACAGCgataaaacaacaaaactgaAATTGTCTTGCTGtcgttttttttgtaataatgttggTCTGTTAATCTAGCGGCATCAAACTTACAAAGAACAAAACTAGTAGAAATCAACCAGGATATATATTTCCTAGACGCTGTCTAAATTTGTTTATGACGAGTCAGTTACACGCCTTGCTACAAAGGATTAAATCCAAAGGATGAAACGGAACAACATCCAGTAAAGgtgtcagtggcgcagtggttagcatgCAGGACTGCAAAGCCAGCAATCCGTGTCCGATTCCCGGTCTTGCCTGATATCCCGACTTGGTATTCACTGCTTGGTgatttccagcagtatcggcctcgACTGTAAATGTTACACCTGTCGTGGCTTGAAATGATTTATTCCATCCTTTCCAGGCAGGggctttcgtcgactacccatattaaacaagaaactttacctttatcTTTTTTAACGAAACACAAGATATAGAATATGATTGACAAATTATGCGATAAGAATaccgaaatatagaataacaatcaCAAACACACAGTAACAATTAACGAAATATTAATaaccataaaatgattttttttttacgatAACGAAATAATGGCTATTATTGCATAACAGTTACAagtacataaacaagagctgtcggatgacggcgcactcgactgttcgaagaattgatggaagaatggggtcaaaatattaacatagatatacaggcaaaaggaaaaaataaattagacgaacaatgttcctgtatttatagatttggataagtcttgcactaaatggcaatgtgtgaccatgatggtaatgaagtgttcaaagtttcaaagtcatatttcaaacagtttagacaaaatatggaatggtatgagaAACTTAACTTATTTCTATGACAAAAAGGGCTAAACTGAGTTAAAGCCCTTGGCCTAGTTATGAAGTCTTGTCTACATAAtgtagactgtgatggtaaacaagtagtcaaagtttcaaaaccatatgacaaatgacaaacaggttaggcaaaatatggactggtatgaaaaattaactgatttccaagtccaaaaaaaagggtcataattcagccaaaatagttgacagagttatgtactcttgcctacagatggaaatcataatgataaacaagtgttcaaagtttcaaagccacatgtcaaattgttttgacaaaacactgacTTGTACGAAAAGCGGAACCAATTTCAAAggccaaaaagggccataattcagccacagattgaaatcatgataaTAAGcatgtgttcaaagtttaaaagccatatgtcaaatagttttaacaaaacgTTGACTTTTACGAAAACAggaccaatttccaagtccaaaaagggccataattcagctaaaatagttgacacatttatgtactcttgcctacagatagagacctattatactgaacaagcgataaagtttcaaagccatatgttaaacactttacacaaaatatgaactggtacggaaaacttaaccaagatttctaagtcaaaaggggctataattcaccaaaatccttgatggagttatgtactcttgcctattagAGGACATAGTGATTGTAAACgagtgttcaaactttcaaagctttatctcaaaagactttgtcaaatgtggactggtacgaaaaacttaaccaaggtgtgacgccaacgccgacgccgacgccttggtgagtaggatagctctacttattcttcgaatagttgagctaaaaagaataacgaaataaataaaattacattcaCAACATTTTTAAGAATAACCGGAAACGTTGAGTAAAAGTCACGACTATCACAcgtgaaaatatcaaaacattgaataaaaatgttggACATATTGTTAGAATAACAAATTGTAGAGTGAAAATTCACATTGAATAACAAAATGTCAAGTAACGAAATAAAGAAtatacaataatgataatatagcTTATTTAGCagcgtttgacatgccatattaTCTACTATGTTAAATGAACTTATACTGTTGCCAAAGATCATGGAGATAagaaatataattgagccgtgccatgggaaaaccaacatagtggctttgcgaccagcatggatccagaccagcctgcgcatccgcgcagtccggtcaggatccatgctgttcgcttttaaagactattgaaattggagaaactgttagcgaacagcatggatcctgaccagactgcgcggatgcacaggctggtctggatccatgctggtcgcaaacccactatgttgattttctcatggcacggctcaattattagaaTGTATGACAGTCATATAAACTTCTCACCAGCTTTTGAATACTTACAATGTAGCCGTCTTGTTTGCATCACACTGTGTCATGTCAGCTACTTGTGAGATTGACTACCCACACAAATATACCCTATATCAAGGCGTTTTATAGCATAATAACACGCCCGGCTGTCTGTTTTCGGGTTATGACGTCTTTTCATCACATCAGTGCGTCATTCTTGCCACGTATATGATGGAAGAGAACGTCAATCAGACCCCACAGGTTTTCATACTTTACGAAACTCGATATAGTACACTGACGCAAATTCAGTTTTTTATAGACCCATCAACAAATCTATTAATCTGAAATCAATGTAACGATTCCAAATTTAGTGTTCTGCTTAACATGTCATTAATTtaacatatgaatataaatgtTACGTTCTATTTTTGTCCTTTTAgcttttttatttacatgttggaCAAGTGGAATCAAGTCTGCGCATTCATTTGCTATTGGCCGTTTAGTGCTGTTTTACACAAGAAAGGCAATCTAATCTAATACCGATCTAAAGTAAATTGATTAAGTATTTGTTCactttctcatttttatattttattttgtccaTATATACCAGTATACTATAGCGTATACAAAATGCAGTGCTAAGCGTACGCCAGAGATCTTATAAACGTAAGAAAAGTAATGTTCGAAAGTTgcaatatattaattttgatagTGATTCGGCCTCTGGGAACGGTTAATGACATCTAAACTGATTACTGGTCATCCACACCTGATTAATTTTCTTACAGCCAATTAAGCGAACACAGGATTCTGTCCACTTCCTCCGCAATAATATCCGCAAGTACGGCGCTACTTGTTGTCAGCGGAGGGACACATCATTTTTCTTTTCGCTACAGGGGCTAAAATACAATCAGAACATTCATCTACAAAATGCCAGTTGTGGATGTTGGGAGCCTGTATCTGACAGTCGAAATTAAAACCATGTCGAGTGTTGTACCAATCGTTTCATAAACGGAGAAAAACTCCGCAGGGATTCTATCACTCCCAAGATAGATTCAGGCGGAGgaatacaaaatggcggatattacAGAGGTTGTTTGAAATCTTGCGACGATGTGGCGCCTAAAAGACCAATCTCTGTTTTTGACAGAACtcatttttagattatttaagaGAGGAGAAAGTAGGGTTCGTCCTTAAAGTTGTGTAGCGCTGCCGTGGAAATAGTTCTAATACGAAAAGTGATACGTGTGCCACAAACCGTAAGTAAAGTTTTatctattttcaaatttcttttttaattaaagaaaactttattacaatacatatatttctatttgaatAATATCCTGCTACATACAGTACAcgtgaatatatttatttatttcagataaGACATTTCTTGAATATATGAACTTCTTTCCAATatcaatatatatcaaaaaagaaattttataattattttcatatatttcaaataaacttttcataaatatatgcataTATTTCACACAGAAAATTCATTCATGTATTAAATAGAAATTTCATGATTAACATATTCAGAAACCAAGAAAAATGGCTCGAAGAATACTCGCTTTAGTGTGCATCATGGCCATATTGATTTCAACAGCCACGTGTCTGCCAGATGCCATGTTAGCACCCCCTAGCAGACCGTCAGAGTTCCGATCCCCAGGACAGCTTAGAAGTTACCTCAAAGCACTTAATGACTATTATGCAATAGTTGGAAGACCAAGGTAATGTCAGGTTTTCTTTCTGATATTCAATTTAAAACCAAGATGGAAAAATTAGTTTCCTTCTTTTAAGTTGCGGGATAATGATCATCTCTCACTATTCCAACGCTGCGTtcttattttcaactttttttgttGCTTCGTTTCATGTTATCTATGTTGATGTGTTTGTTGGTAGTGTTTCCCTTCCCCAACTCGTAAACATACAACACACAATGATACTGCATCGTACTGGTGAGATTCCGAAGCGACTCGGTGTCAATTTATAGGGTTCTCTGGTTGCGTTTACTACATACTATGGCTCTTACGTTTTTGTTATGTATTTTTCATAAACGTCTATGGATATATGAGCATCTACTGcaagaattttgaaattattacgaTAGGTAGAATGCACTTTCTTGCTAATTTCTGCTAGAATTTTAAGTCAGGGTTAGCTTGTTGCAGTtactaaaatcaaaatcaacTGCAATAACACTCtgtcaaataattaaaacaaaactaaagaGCGGGAGTGTGGGGGTAGCAACCTCCATAAGAATGAAGAGTATCGGCTGAAATCGTGTGCCGGTTAAGTACAGGTGTCCAGATTAAGGAGTAGGTAACAGGTTTACATCTTAACAATTTATTAGCATTGTCACGGTTTTTTTTTGTCTCGTGTTGATATTATTTTGTTCTCGAGTGAGCTGATAACTGAAAATACACGGTATCGAGAATATTACGGatatatattgtacggtcacgttgTTCAAATGCGATATGTTGATTGGAAGAAAAAAGAACTTACATAGTTAACAAATATTACATAATGTATAAACACACAAACATTAGCAAATTGTCTCACTTTGGTAtttctgtgttgttgtttttttgtgattCAGAAAATGTGTTCCTTGTCCTTTTATTTCGGCACTGAAATcttcacattattttttttttcgttcaagTTTTAGTGTTTTGTCTTCTATTTCTTGCAAGGTTCATTTCTACCGTATTGTTTATTCTAAGGGTCCATTTTACAGAGCTGACATATTCAGTGATACACACATTAAAGTACTTCAAATGCGTACATAATTTAACAATAAAGTTGTCCAGTTCCTAACATTTTGAAACGAAACTGCGTTTTAAGCACAAATAAAGAATTTGTGATTATTTCCGGTAGAAATACTTCACATTtgatttattattactattacaatgaaggctgaaagttgtgttttattttacaataatacaACAAATCATTTTTCttatgtcacaattattatgtcatagcgtcaaacggcagagcggcgcgctggaaaagaaaccaacagaaaacaaacaaatatttgatggatttgatggatgtcgtcaaggatgtacttaaaaattctttgtaacgtgttagaatcgaaattatatatctcatttagtgatttgctcttgaataaaatcattgtttgtcgttcagatgcgtattattatataactcgggctgcgccctcgcgatataattccttcgcatctgaactccaaacaatggttttattcaatgacaaatcactaaatgagatatttatttcttaagtattcaaaatcattttgcaacattttttttttgatttaccTTAACAAATCCCGTGTCGTCATTTTTCAATTGTATATATAATGTATGGATAAAAACGTCACTATAGTTTATGATTATTATTAAATGATGACTTTCAAATAAAAGCTTAGACTAAACTTCAATTTGACTTGTGTGAAATGCGAATCATAGAACTAGAAACAAGGTTTTTATGCAGTATTAAGCAGACGTATTGCTAGAACAAACAACAGTCAAAGCCGTAGCGTTGCGTTTCAGAAAAATTGACACCCGCTTTCTGATTTAAATACTCCATTTCCATCAAATCAGTGTGAATTAAGCGAAAGTCCTCCGCAATAAATGCCTTAGATCCACTGTCCTTCGCAATAAATGCCTTAGATCaacatattacaataaataagTGCCGGAGTCTCCGCGAGTCAGaatgctatacatgtattttaaccacaaattaaacaaacttgcGTCAGACTATATCAGTCGTCAGCGCAAAGTTCAGTATTGAGTATGTATTAGTATTTTAAGGAACAGGACTccaaattttgattaaaattatcttttttaaacTCGAAGTTTTGTTATACTATGAACGTTAGAACATGACTTTTTGTTTTCTAAGCTATTCTAAAAATActaaatcaaggaaaaaacaaacaaaaaagaaacaaaacataacaaataaGTGCCGGAGTCCCCGCGAGTCAGAATGCTATATTTCAACAACAAATTAAACAACCTTGCGTCAGACTATACCAGCCGTCTTTGAGATACGTATTAGTATTTTCAGATTTAgacaaaaatgatcttttttatttaaactattcTAAATTGCTTATTCAaggaaacaacaaacaaaaacgaaacaaaacaaaaaaactcaacaCAAAgcatcaaacaaaacaaaacagcaaaaaaaaaaaaaaaaccccaaaaacctccaaaaaaacaacaacaacaaaaaacataaaaccCGTCTGAGTAGGGAATGAACACAGGTTGCTCCGGCAGTAAAAACATTCCTACAGTTTTCTGTCATTCCTGACCTATGCATCACGGATGAATTCCTACTTAACGACCGTTTACTAGTATATAAAGTTTACATTTGGAAGTGCccgtttaaaatgattttgagttttacatggaaaaaatagtaaaaacaattaattatctttttcttctttaagaaatgtagcaATAACAAACTGATATCTTAAAATTCTCATTTCAACAATAGGTAGAGCTGTTTGATTCACCCATATGTCAGCGTCCGGTTCGGCGTATATCCAAAAAAATCACCAAAAACTCCTGAATTTTTcacaagctggtatctcagtaaccacttgtgggaacattgaaacttcacatacttatttactgtgataagcTGACTTATACTGCATAGATTCCATAACACTGTTTTGCTTTCTTACAATATTCACATATCATAACATATCATTTATTTGGCATTAAACACCGATACATTTATagccaaaatattttaacaatgcaTGGAGTAGAACTTGTGATATTTTCAGAGAAAGTCGTAACATGAAGTATGTTTAGAAAGTAAAACACAATATATTGAGAATACATGGTAAAACACTATTGGTGTAAAAAGTATTACAATAACAATATGACATTTTAGACATCATTTCGTTCCTTATTAGCAAAACAAAGGTACTTGGATAAATTATTAAGTGTCACAGAATTTTTTGAAGACATTAATGTTTCAAATTTATGAACAGTTGACCAGTGGCAAAAATATGGTTTCAAAAATTTCTTACGTAACATGTAATATTTTGGGCAGACTAATAGAAAATAATATTCGTTTTCTACTACCTTCATGTTGCAATTTAAACACAGTCTGTCTTCTCGTCTGACATGTTCATATGATCATATGTCCCTGATTCTGTTGCTAAATTATGAGAAGGTAGCCTAAATTTTGCCAGTGATATTCTATATTTGCTAATATTTACACGATTAAGGCATTCTTCAAGTTGGAATGAGTGTTTGTAAATGTTATACGATGCCAATCTACTTGAATTATTAATATTTGAGTACCACCCTTGTTTATAGATATCaattattccttttttgataaCTTGAAAATAGATCTGGATAAATTCTTGGTTCGTCAATTTTTAGTGTTCTATACATGCGGTCCAACAAGCAGTTATTATCTAGTGATATtaattttaaccaatattttattaaaatcagttttcgtTGGATTCGCATTGGATATCGCCCCGTTTTTTCGTATAATCCATCTAGATTAGTTGATTTTTTAACGCACACATTTTTCGTAGAAACTTACAATGTATGATTTCTATATCTTTTCCTTCATTATAACCAAAACCTTCTGCAGCATAGTTCAAAATAGATCCGACTAGACTATCAAAAAGATTACATTTATCAGTTATGGATACTTCTAGCTGATAaaatactataaatagattacgcAATGCAAATAGTGAATGCTGGGCTAATTTCTTTTGTGTACGATGCCAGTGTCCATTTTTGAATAAGTTTATTCCAaggtatttaaaagatttcacGTCTTCTAGGATATTATCACCGTATGTAAAGTTGCATTGCGTGTGTCGTCCTAACTCGAATATCATGACTTTCGTTTTAATTGTGTTTACTTTTAGGCCCCAAGTTTCACAATAAATCTTTAGGTCATTCAGCATAGATTGAAGAGCTGCAGGTGTATGTGCAAATAGCACGGCATCATCTATAACAATAACATGAATATCTTCATGTCATCAATAGTAAAAAGACCATCTATATTAAAATTGATATTACCCAATATCTCGTatacgaaaaataaaaatagtaatgtGGAACTAGGGTCCCCTTGTTTAGCACAttatatttgaatcaaaattggGTGACACTtcatttttgaatttaacagCTGCTTTAACAGTATTATACATACTTTGAATAGCTTTTACAAATTTGGAACTAACCCTTTCTGACAAAAGTTTCTGGAATATAGAATATCGAtccaatttatcaaaacatttttcgaaATCCAAAAACAAGCAATAAacctttttgttttctgaaagtgACCTGGCAATAAtagaatgtaataaaaaattaCAATCAACAGTCGATTTTCCATTTTGGAATCCAAACTGGTTGTcaatgattttattatg
The Mercenaria mercenaria strain notata chromosome 10, MADL_Memer_1, whole genome shotgun sequence genome window above contains:
- the LOC123560582 gene encoding pro-neuropeptide Y-like isoform X2 produces the protein MARRILALVCIMAILISTATCLPDAMLAPPSRPSEFRSPGQLRSYLKALNDYYAIVGRPRFGRSANKQPGQNTFQEESLDSE
- the LOC123560582 gene encoding pro-neuropeptide Y-like isoform X1: MARRILALVCIMAILISTATCLPDAMLAPPSRPSEFRSPGQLRSYLKALNDYYAIVGRPRFGRSANKQPGQNTFQEESLDSDYGYLWDDGLQRDTYDVIDDENIPFY